From Erigeron canadensis isolate Cc75 chromosome 8, C_canadensis_v1, whole genome shotgun sequence, one genomic window encodes:
- the LOC122610011 gene encoding histone-lysine N-methyltransferase ASHH2, with amino-acid sequence MANLDSEILPAEDAHGAPFDFNEFVSSMEPHHSTDTLSIYLESCKPFRVTNPESSNNLDGPNISCTKTLVDDRFNSIVLTECSDLRHNDGEDSSIANEIKRSSTRKSTRKIPSNQITDNKLPMRKSRRTSGRKLTSDLLAADVRRRQRSDLARRARPSAWGFGGKIDEIFKHNAEEYANVNELVESKKGRIVHRGSKRNTDFMNQTIQNSLGESQAINKGLLLKLNLGTMAIQNCQVNTIPDMDKDLEIYREIDIEAPTSQIDIHNKEVSRASHETLVSSKSSVIDMLYAEKERHDDLHVKISSEINEMTGIGESIESRCLDPGTSPDSEVINVMLETQNSGSTTEDILVTAKDCISHPLGDYVVGSGIPSPEIINDVLSEKQIEGSWSNVASMSITNGVTSSNTSSKEGCPMEPLQETKIAVSSDMLAVGSIMQGDITIAGINSLESKSNGQSLQKSSNSKSFLNLKTTNYEQKGLHVKLTSMGEVKEKSGKAQAECDLESHRVTVNFEKNDIRGLEGGSKNTAEPLSNSNIVPSEGDGCQVLPQSAWVCCDDCHKWRRISAILADDIELTKCRWICKDNKDKTFADCLIPQEMSNADINEELELSDASGDEDTSNTHVNSSQLGHKQPTDSLQPSWKPIKTNMFLHRNRKNQPIDEVMVCHCKPPLEGRMGCRDECLNRMLNIECVKGTCPCGDSCSNQQFQKRKYSKLKCVSSGKKGFGLQLLEDIPKGRFLIEYVGEVLDMPAYEARQREYALKGHKHFYFMTLNGSEVIDACAKGNLSRFINHSCEPNCRTEKWMVNGEVCVGLFALRDIKKGEELTFDYNYVRVFGAAAKKCVCGSARCRGVIGGDPLNDETVVLGDSDDELPEPVTFGENANNKLDHRVSEAQTVKSTSKNDDDEIDHFLVAADMENAQKGESPDSLLVTDEKDDDPAIPFESTDREVSFERSSSETKVEDLLSLDTSKENDVKSEITSRDALEVSIERSSSESNLDHSGLLSFDSSSKVNDVKSEVACRDALDDGPAEKDMKIPKKKSKLRKKLKEFTIAKPKSRSKLPSSSSAVKKGKFRSMQPQIDKKPLVEPQKPKKLVVDNLTGHFEAVEEALNTLLNENKGISKRRDASKGYLMLLCRTAYGGNGKGIQSNRELSIILGALLLTKSRTVLLDIINKNGLQMLHILLKRYRKDFDKTPILRKLLKIFEYLTETKILTLEAILKPSPHGGESLKESILSFTEHENKQVHQIARNFRDRYIPWHARRGNRVERDTERMEFQQTSNFKSPPLQNTHFSNRERRPEVADNSIKQSLGGHRPRVDARNPEGSSASCLSSGTERTRIRKRKSRWDEDDEGKSNIEISPNKQSRKVTDHICHTVHEKQQSIDEDANMDAVADAPPGFPSPDNHQLFPFNPSPQPMETAHQKSVMGQPQERYNSRLPTAFGIPCSVLKKTGTPKSEISESWIVAPAMTFHPYPPLPVYPRVKERIPGSFNQPNFQTFKNPNMVDRRYFKQQKWNNLRSSHPWNPHKYGPAGFNGPRQANVGVGYGGNEANGTYNTGNCENGFYQQPYQ; translated from the exons ATGGCCAATCTGGATTCTGAGATATTGCCAGCAGAGGATGCACATGGTGCTCCATTTGACTTCAACGAATTTGTGTCGTCTATGGAACCGCATCATTCAACTGATACGTTATCAATATACTTGGAATCATGTAAGCCCTTTCGGGTGACTAACCCTGAGTCTTCTAACAATCTGGACGGGCCAAATATCTCTTGTACAAAAACCCTTGTTGACGACCGGTTTAACTCTATTGTCTTAACTGAATGCTCTGATCTGAGACATAATGATGGAGAAGATAGTAGTATAGCTAATGAAATTAAACGTTCATCAACTCGGAAAAGTACCCGCAAGATTCCATCCAACCAAATTACTGATAACAAGTTGCCGATGAGAAAAAGCAGAAGAACTTCTGGAAGGAAGTTAACATCAGATTTACTTGCTGCAGATGTTCGAAGACGGCAAAGAAGTGATTTGGCTAGGCGAGCGCGTCCTTCAGCATGGGGATTTGGAGGAAAAATTGATGAAATTTTCAAGCATAATGCAGAAGAATATGCCAATGTAAATGAACTTGTAGAATCAAAAAAGGGAAGGATTGTTCATAGAGGTAGCAAGAGGAATACTGATTTTATGAATCAAACTATTCAAAATTCACTAGGCGAATCTCAAGCTATAAACAAAGGTCTTCTTTTGAAGTTAAATTTAGGGACAATGGCTATTCAAAATTGTCAAGTTAATACGATACCTGACATGGATAAAGATCTTGAAATTTACAGGGAGATCGATATAGAAGCTCCCACTTCACAAATTGATATACACAACAAAGAGGTCTCCAGGGCTTCTCATGAGACCTTGGTATCATCAAAATCGTCTGTTATCGACATGCTTTATGCAGAAAAGGAAAGACATGACGACTTGCATGTCAAAATTAGCAGCGAGATTAATGAGATGACAGGAATAGGAGAGTCAATTGAAAGTAGGTGTTTAGATCCTGGAACTTCACCCGATTCCGAAGTTATTAATGTGATGTTAGAGACTCAAAATAGTGGGAGTACCACAGAAGACATCCTGGTTACCGCAAAAGATTGTATATCCCATCCATTGGGTGATTATGTTGTTGGAAGTGGAATACCTAGTCCGGAAATCATCAATGATGTTTTAAGTGAGAAACAAATTGAAGGTTCATGGTCTAATGTAGCATCTATGTCAATAACCAATGGTGTTACTTCTAGCAACACCTCAAGCAAGGAAGGATGTCCAATGGAACCATTGCAGGAGACCAAAATTGCAGTTTCCAGTGATATGTTGGCAGTTGGTAGTATCATGCAAGGTGATATTACCATCGCTGGGATCAATTCGTTGGAATCAAAATCCAATGGTCAGAGTCTTCAGAaaagttcaaattcaaaatcttttttgaATCTGAAAACAACCAATTATGAGCAGAAAGGGTTACATGTTAAGTTGACTTCTATGGGGGAAGTCAAGGAGAAGAGTGGTAAGGCCCAGGCAGAATGTGATTTAGAAAGTCATCGAGTAACAG taaattttgaaaagaatGATATTAGAGGGCTAGAAGGGGGTTCCAAAAACACTGCTGAACCTTTATCCAACTCAAATATTGTGCCTAGTGAGGGTGACGGTTGTCAGGTATTGCCACAAAGTGCCTGGGTGTGCTGTGACGATTGTCATAAATGGAGACGTATATCAGCTATACTTGCAGATGATATTGAATTAACAAAATGCAGATG GATCTGCAAGGACAACAAGGATAAAACATTTGCGGACTGCTTAATTCCACAAGAAATGTCAAATGCTGATATTAATGAAGAATTGGAATTGTCTGATGCATCTGGTGATGAAGATACTAGTAATACACATGTAAATTCCAGTCAGTTAGGACATAAGCAACCAACAG ATTCTCTACAGCCCTCTTGGAAGCCTATAAAGACAAACATGTTTTTGCATCGCAACCGTAAAAATCAACCTATTGATGAG GTTATGGTCTGCCACTGCAAACCTCCATTAGAAGGCCGCATGGGGTGTCGGGATGAATGCCTAAATAGGATGCTGAACATAGAATGTGTAAAAGGAACGTGCCCCTGTGGGGATTCTTGTTCGAATCAACAG TTCCAAAAACGCAAGTATTCCAAACTTAAATGTGTCTCATCTGGAAAGAAGGGTTTTGGGCTTCAGTTGCTAGAGGATATCCCCAAAGGAAGGTTCCTTATAGAATACGTGGGGGAG GTGCTTGATATGCCTGCTTATGAGGCCCGGCAAAGAGAATATGCTTTAAAGGGCCATAAGCATTTCTATTTTATGACATTGAATGGCAGTGAG GTAATAGATGCTTGTGCTAAAGGAAATTTGAGTCGTTTTATTAATCACAGCTGTGAACCAAATTGTCGCACCGAAAAG TGGATGGTGAATGGTGAAGTTTGCGTTGGACTCTTTGCATTAAGAGATATTAAGAAG GGGGAAGAGCTGACATTTGATTACAACTATGTAAGGGTTTTTGGTGCTGCTGCCAAAAAATGTGTATGTGGCTCAGCAAGGTGCAGGGGTGTTATTGGTGGTGATCCACTAAATGACGAAACAGTCGTTCTAggtgattctgatgatgaattGCCTGAACCTGTTACATTTGGCGAGAACGCTAACAATAAGCTGGATCATAGAGTATCTGAAGCACAGACTGTCAAAAGCACTTctaaaaatgatgatgatgaaatagACCATTTTCTTGTTGCTGCTGACATGGAGAATGCCCAAAAGGGTGAAAGTCCTGATTCTTTGTTGGTCACAGATGAGAAAGATGATGATCCTGCAATTCCTTTTGAATCTACAGATAGAGAAGTTTCCTTTGAAAGGTCTTCTTCTGAAACTAAAGTAGAGGATCTATTGTCACTCGATACTTCTAAAGAGAATGACGTGAAGAGTGAAATCACTTCTCGAGATGCACTGGAGGTATCAATTGAAAGGTCTTCTTCTGAAAGTAACCTAGACCATTCAGGACTATTGTCATTCGATTCTTCTTCTAAAGTGAATGATGTGAAGAGTGAAGTTGCTTGTCGAGATGCACTTGATGATGGTCCTGCAGAGAAAGATATGAAAATTCCAAAGAAGAAATCCAAATTGCGCAAAAAGCTAAAGGAGTTCACAATTGCAAAGCCAAAGTCTCGCTCAAAATTACCTTCTTCATCATCAGCAGTGAAGAAAGGGAAATTCAGAAGTATGCAACCACAGATAGATAAGAAGCCACTGGTAGAGCCTCAAAAACCTAAAAAGCTAGTGGTAGATAACTTAACTGGTCACTTTGAAGCAG TTGAAGAGGCACTTAATACTCTGCTAAATGAGAATAAGGGGATAAGCAAACGAAGA GATGCTTCGAAGGGATATCTAATGCTTTTATGTCGTACTGCTTATGGTGGCAACGGGAAAGGCATTCAAAG CAATCGTGAACTTTCTATTATTCTGGGTGCACTCCTGTTAACAAAATCTCGAACAGTTTTGCTCGACATTATTAACAAGAATG GCTTGCAAATGTTACACATCTTACTGAAGCGTTACAGAAAGGATTTCGATAAGACCCCAATACTGCGAAAGCTTCTCAAG ATTTTTGAATATCTGACTGAAACGAAGATACTTACGTTGGAAGCTATCTTAAAGCCGTCTCCTCATGGAGGTGAAAG CTTGAAGGAATCAATTTTGTCATTTACAGAGCATGAGAACAAGCAG GTACATCAAATTGCGAGAAATTTTCGAGATCGGTACATTCCATGGCATGCCCGAAGAGGTAATCGGGTAGAAAGGGACACTGAAAGGATGGAATTTCAACAAACTTCTAACTTCAAAAGTCCTCCATTACAAAACACTCATTTTTCTAATCGGGAAAGAAGACCTGAAGTTGCAGATAACTCCATTAAACAATCGCTTGGTGGACATAGACCTAGAGTTGATGCGAGGAACCCTGAAGGTTCTTCTGCGTCATGTTTAAGTAGTGGCACTGAACGAACTAGAATACGAAAGCGCAAAAGTCGGTGGGATGAGGACGATGAGGGGAAATCAAACATCGAGATTTCACCAAACAAACAATCTAGGAAAGTAACTGATCACATATGTCACACAGTCCATGAAAAACAGCAAAGCATTGATGAGGATGCCAATATGGATGCGGTTGCGGATGCTCCCCCTGGATTTCCATCTCCTGATAACCATCAATTGTTTCCATTTAATCCATCACCGCAACCCATGGAAACCGCCCACCAAAAATCCGTGATGGGTCAACCACAAGAAAGGTACAACTCACGGTTACCTACCGCCTTCGGGATTCCATGTTCTGTTCTGAAAAAAACTGGGACACCCAAAAGTGAAATTTCAGAGAGTTGGATTGTTGCTCCAGCAATGACTTTTCATCCTTATCCACCGTTACCTGTATACCCTCGTGTAAAAGAACGAATCCCAGGGTCATTCAATCAGCCAAATTTTCAAACATTTAAGAACCCTAATATGGTTGATAGGAGATACTTCAAGCAACAAAAGTGGAATAACTTGAGATCGAGTCACCCGTGGAACCCTCACAAGTATGGGCCTGCAGGGTTTAATGGACCAAGACAGGCAAATGTAGGTGTGGGGTATGGAGGGAATGAAGCCAATGGTACGTACAACACAGGAAACTGTGAGAATGGTTTTTATCAACAGCCATATCAGTGA